The following are encoded together in the Terriglobales bacterium genome:
- a CDS encoding metal-dependent hydrolase, with the protein MIDLKGHKLTWLGHATFHIETPSGKSILIDPWVMNNPACPDNKKSFKKIDVMLCTHGHGDHIGDAVELAKKHNPKITGVYELCLWLQKKGAKQIQPMNKGGSQTIEGVRVTMVHADHSCGIEDEGQIIYGGEACGYVIELEGGVKIYHAGDTNVFWDMQIIRELYAPEVVMLPIGDLFTMSPREAAYACKLLKPKFVIPMHFDTFPLLTGRPPQLAKLLEGGGAQVVAMQHGETLR; encoded by the coding sequence TTGATCGATCTCAAAGGGCACAAACTTACCTGGCTCGGACATGCGACGTTCCATATTGAAACTCCTTCAGGGAAGTCGATCCTGATTGACCCATGGGTGATGAACAATCCCGCTTGTCCGGACAACAAGAAGAGTTTCAAGAAGATCGATGTGATGCTCTGCACGCATGGGCATGGCGACCACATCGGCGACGCCGTTGAGCTTGCCAAGAAACACAATCCGAAGATCACGGGCGTTTACGAGCTCTGCTTGTGGCTGCAAAAGAAGGGCGCCAAGCAAATCCAACCAATGAATAAAGGTGGGTCGCAGACCATCGAAGGCGTGCGCGTGACCATGGTTCATGCCGACCACTCCTGCGGAATTGAAGATGAAGGCCAGATCATTTACGGCGGTGAAGCCTGCGGGTATGTGATCGAACTGGAAGGCGGAGTGAAGATCTATCACGCCGGCGATACCAACGTTTTTTGGGATATGCAAATCATTCGCGAGCTTTATGCTCCCGAAGTGGTCATGCTACCCATCGGCGATCTGTTCACGATGTCACCGCGCGAGGCGGCGTACGCCTGCAAGCTGCTGAAGCCAAAATTCGTGATCCCTATGCATTTTGATACCTTCCCACTGCTTACGGGACGGCCGCCGCAACTGGCAAAGCTGCTTGAGGGAGGCGGCGCTCAGGTGGTCGCGATGCAACATGGAGAGACGCTGCGCTAA
- a CDS encoding Stp1/IreP family PP2C-type Ser/Thr phosphatase has protein sequence MHLMLESAGRTDVGCVRTNNEDNLGWDQSLGIYVVCDGMGGAQAGEVASKMGVDLVLEYFRNSKQNGSYADVDGLPEDLSPAGRHLWTAIQQANTAVFDAGQKNDLQQGMGTTIVAAFFHDDGLLTLAHAGDSRVYRVRNGAIEQLTQDHSLVAEQVRRGMMSAEQAERSELQNIIIRALGSEPNLEPEVQDLLALQDDVYLLATDGLTKLVRPESLKAIIEDSRSLDEACEHLIQAAKDQGGDDNITCLLLRVVERQWYHKLFDFALGGGN, from the coding sequence ATGCACCTCATGCTCGAATCCGCCGGCAGGACCGACGTAGGCTGCGTGCGCACCAACAACGAAGACAACCTCGGTTGGGACCAGAGCCTCGGCATCTATGTGGTCTGCGATGGCATGGGCGGAGCCCAAGCTGGTGAAGTTGCCAGCAAAATGGGCGTCGACCTCGTGCTCGAATACTTCCGCAATTCGAAACAGAACGGCAGCTACGCCGACGTCGATGGCCTCCCCGAAGATCTTTCCCCCGCCGGACGTCATCTCTGGACCGCCATCCAACAAGCGAATACAGCCGTCTTCGACGCCGGACAGAAGAACGACCTGCAGCAAGGTATGGGCACGACCATCGTCGCAGCTTTCTTTCATGACGATGGCCTGCTGACGCTCGCGCATGCCGGAGACAGCCGCGTGTACCGCGTGCGCAATGGCGCAATCGAGCAACTCACGCAAGATCATTCGCTGGTTGCCGAGCAGGTGCGACGCGGCATGATGAGCGCCGAACAGGCGGAGCGGTCCGAGCTGCAAAACATCATCATTCGCGCGCTCGGTTCCGAGCCGAACCTGGAGCCCGAAGTGCAAGACCTGCTGGCTCTGCAGGACGACGTTTATCTACTCGCGACCGATGGGCTTACCAAATTGGTAAGGCCGGAATCATTGAAGGCAATCATTGAAGACTCACGCTCGCTCGACGAAGCGTGCGAACATCTCATCCAGGCAGCCAAAGATCAAGGTGGAGACGACAACATCACCTGCCTGCTTCTGCGTGTGGTGGAGCGTCAGTGGTATCACAAACTTTTTGACTTCGCGCTCGGCGGAGGAAACTGA
- a CDS encoding rhodanese-like domain-containing protein yields the protein MPMPEFNQLCNEAKREIQEIDVEALKTMQKRGDNFELIDVREPDEAQRGMIPGAKHISRGVLERDIDKVTTDKNQKIVLYCGGGSRSALSAWMLKKMGFNNVYSLIGGWSAWNK from the coding sequence ATGCCGATGCCGGAATTCAATCAGCTTTGTAACGAAGCGAAACGGGAGATTCAGGAAATCGATGTCGAAGCGCTTAAGACCATGCAGAAGCGTGGAGACAACTTTGAGTTGATTGATGTCCGCGAGCCCGATGAAGCTCAACGCGGCATGATTCCTGGCGCAAAGCACATATCACGCGGCGTGCTCGAGCGAGACATCGACAAAGTCACAACCGACAAGAACCAAAAGATCGTTCTTTATTGCGGCGGCGGAAGCCGGTCGGCTCTCTCCGCCTGGATGCTGAAGAAGATGGGATTCAACAACGTGTATTCGCTGATCGGCGGCTGGTCAGCGTGGAATAAGTAG